The Salvelinus namaycush isolate Seneca chromosome 38, SaNama_1.0, whole genome shotgun sequence genome includes a window with the following:
- the LOC120032076 gene encoding uncharacterized protein LOC120032076 codes for MNQWPVFSLEGKVPAVSRGIDSGEVSSLSGEQKPDWLGLATLQLSQGDSGGSGPWQTESSLVESWSTVGDMMDPEDTKSLDSSDGVVHLAEERSENHSSISDMVHLEREEEEMLEQLHPPPVLGPGAPQPPDERQTNNQPESSVSLPAAQETQEIPPVTQEVPPEKIEAEPATSLPATELPVLMCGGVAMVAISSLDNDINQHFQDAIDVIQRHSDDPYCDTEYKYFEPPTRSSIMCCYPITHPFDVPGPYDWNEQTSWPHVVPYDSLGPSVTMDYPQFYSIAPQPRNGKGRKKLRLYEYLHEALGDPNTADSIQWTDRGSGTFHFISKNKEKLAECWGKRKGNRKTMTYQKMARALRNYSRTGEIVKVRRKLTYQFNPSIIQRLGGISHQHAPAEQAYYGSAAAPDWHSWYGHYSLQGDCDLATTFTSSTVTKA; via the exons TGGCCGGTTTTCAGTCTGGAGGGCAAGGTCCCAGCAGTGTCCAGAGGGATTGACAGTGGTGAGGTCAGTTCCCTGTCTGGAGAGCAGAAgcctgattggctgggccttgccACGCTGCAGCTGAGCCAGGGAGACAGTGGCGGGTCTGGCCCCTGGCAGACAGAGAGCAGCCTGGTAGAGTCCTGGTCCACCGTGGGAGACATGATGGACCCCGAGGACACCAAGAGCCTGGACAGCAGCGACGGAGTGGTTCACCTAGCTGAGGAGCGCAGCGAGAACCACTCCTCCATCTCCGACATGGTCCACCTAgagcgggaggaggaggagatgctg GAGCAGCTCCACCCTCCCCCGGTCCTAGGACCAGGAGCACCACAGCCACCAGATGAGAGACAAACTAACAACCAACCAGAGTCCTCGGTCTCGCTCCCCGCTGCCCAGGAGACACAGGAAATCCCACCAGTGACGCAGGAGGTTCCGCCAGAGAAGATAGAGGCTGAGCCTGCTACATCGCTCCCTGCCACTGAGCTACCTGTGCTGATGTGTGGGGGCGTTGCAATGGTGGCTATT AGCTCCCTGGATAATGACATCAACCAGCACTTCCAGGATGCAATTGATGTGATTCAACGGCACTCTGACGATCCGTATTGTGATACAG AGTATAAGTACTTTGAGCCTCCAACGCGATCGAGCATAATGTGCTGCTACCCCATCACCCACCCTTTTGATGTGCCAGGTCCATATGACTGGAATGAGCAAACG TCATGGCCTCATGTTGTTCCTTACGACTCACTGGGTCCATCTGTAACCATGGACTACCCCCAGTTCTACTCCATCGCACCGCAACCGAGGAACGGCAAAG GTCGCAAGAAGCTGCGTCTTTATGAGTACCTGCATGAGGCTCTGGGCGATCCCAACACGGCTGACTCCATCCAGTGGACGGACCGTGGCAGCGGCACCTTCCACTTCATCTCCAAGAACAAAGAGAAGTTGGCCGAGTGCTGGGGCAAGCGCAAGGGCAACCGCAAGACCATGACCTATCAGAAGATGGCACGGGCGCTGCGCAACTACAGCCGAACGGGCGAGATCGTAAAGGTGCGCCGCAAACTCACCTACCAGTTCAACCCGTCGATCATCCAAAGGCTTGGGGGCATCAGTCAC CAGCATGCCCCAGCTGAACAGGCTTACTATGGCTCTGCTGCTGCACCTGACTGGCACAGCTGGTATGGACATTACTCCCTTCAGGGAGACTGTGATCTTGCCACAACCTTCACTTCATCCACAGTCACCAAGGCGTGA